A genomic stretch from Falco naumanni isolate bFalNau1 chromosome 4, bFalNau1.pat, whole genome shotgun sequence includes:
- the C4H7orf25 gene encoding UPF0415 protein C7orf25 homolog isoform X1, whose protein sequence is MRFILSVGSNTTEGRSAGLYLIWLLSLRRWCAVIGTSRESSWRNNVSNMSVQSLLCERIAVAKELIKRAEALSKSQKRKVEGGAKLCGKLKAELNFLHKVEAGKVAIKESHLQSTNLTHLQAIIQSAENLEDVVSVLHVFTYEDRFGDKQTLVVDVVANGGHTWVKAIGRKAEALHNIWLGRGQYGDKSIIEQAEDFLQASHQQPVEYSNPHIIFAFYNSVSSPMAERLKEMGISVRGDIVAVNSLAEPSTENKHLSASESDEEGPELLQVTRVDRENLVASIAFPTQIKVNTCSRVNLDITTLITYVSALSYGGCYFIFKEKVLTEQAAQERKERVLPQLEEFMEGKELFACESAVRDFQSILETLGGPGEKERAALLIKRINVVPDQPSDRALGLVASSKINSRSLTIFGTGDTLKAITMTANSGFVRAAANQGVRFSVFVHQPRALTESKESVATPLPKSCPPDNGL, encoded by the exons ATGCGGTTCATTCTTTCAGTAGGTTCCAATACGACAGAAGGAAGAAGTGCAGGTTTGTACTTGATTTGGCTACTGTCGCTTCGCAGGTGGTGTGCAGTCATCGGGACAAGCAGAGAGAGTTCCTGGCG GAATAATGTTTCCAACATGTCTGTGCAGTCGCTGCTTTGTGAAAGGATTGCTGTTGCCAAAGAATTGATCAAGAGAGCGGAAGCCCTTTCCAagtcacagaaaaggaaagtggaAGGTGGGGCAAAACTATGTGGCAAACTGAAGGCCGAATTAAACTTCTTACACAAGGTGGAGGCAGGGAAGGTGGCCATTAAAGAATCCCATCTGCAGAGTACGAACCTTACCCATCTCCAAGCCATTATTCAGTCAGCAGAGAACCTGGAGGACGTTGTCAGTGTCCTGCATGTCTTTACTTATGAGGACAGGTTTGGAGACAAACAGACACTGGTGGTAGATGTTGTTGCAAATGGAGGTCACACGTGGGTGAAGGCCATTGGTCGGAAGGCTGAGGCTCTGCATAACATCTGGTTGGGGAGAGGCCAGTATGGTGACAAAAGCATCATTGAGCAGGCAGAGGACTTCCTGCAGGCAAGCCATCAGCAGCCAGTGGAGTACAGCAATCCCCACATAATCTTTGCATTCTACAACAGCGTGTCCAGTCCTATGGCAGAGAGACTCAAGGAGATGGGAATATCTGTGCGAGGAGACATTGTTGCTGTGAATTCACTGGCAGAGCCATCTACAGAAAACAAGCACCTTAGTGCCAGTGAATCAGATGAAGAAGGCCCTGAACTCCTGCAGGTGACCAGAGTAGACCGGGAGAATCTAGTGGCCAGCATTGCTTTTCCAACCCAGATCAAAGTAAACACGTGCAGTAGAGTTAACTTGGACATCACTACCTTAATAACCTATGTCTCTGCTCTGAGCTATGGTGGCTGCTACttcatcttcaaagaaaaagtgttaaCGGAGCAAGCAGcccaggagaggaaggagagagtCCTGCCTCAGCTGGAGGAGTTCATGGAGGGGAAAGAGCTCTTCGCCTGTGAATCTGCTGTCAGAGATTTTCAGTCCATCTTAGAAACACTGGGAGGACCTGGGGAGAAAGAGCGAGCTGCATTGCTTATTAAAAGAATTAATGTGGTGCCAGATCAGCCGTCTGACCGTGCCTTAGGACTAGTAGCTAGTTCAAAAATCAACAGCCGTTCTCTAACCATTTTTGGAACAGGAGACACTTTAAAAGCCATCACCATGACTGCAAACAGTGGTTTTGTGAGGGCAGCGGCTAACCAAGGTGTCAGGTTCAGTGTTTTTGTCCATCAGCCACGAGCattgacagaaagcaaagaatctGTTGCCACACCTTTACCAAAGAGCTGCCCACCTGATAATGGACTATAA
- the C4H7orf25 gene encoding UPF0415 protein C7orf25 homolog isoform X2, with amino-acid sequence MSVQSLLCERIAVAKELIKRAEALSKSQKRKVEGGAKLCGKLKAELNFLHKVEAGKVAIKESHLQSTNLTHLQAIIQSAENLEDVVSVLHVFTYEDRFGDKQTLVVDVVANGGHTWVKAIGRKAEALHNIWLGRGQYGDKSIIEQAEDFLQASHQQPVEYSNPHIIFAFYNSVSSPMAERLKEMGISVRGDIVAVNSLAEPSTENKHLSASESDEEGPELLQVTRVDRENLVASIAFPTQIKVNTCSRVNLDITTLITYVSALSYGGCYFIFKEKVLTEQAAQERKERVLPQLEEFMEGKELFACESAVRDFQSILETLGGPGEKERAALLIKRINVVPDQPSDRALGLVASSKINSRSLTIFGTGDTLKAITMTANSGFVRAAANQGVRFSVFVHQPRALTESKESVATPLPKSCPPDNGL; translated from the coding sequence ATGTCTGTGCAGTCGCTGCTTTGTGAAAGGATTGCTGTTGCCAAAGAATTGATCAAGAGAGCGGAAGCCCTTTCCAagtcacagaaaaggaaagtggaAGGTGGGGCAAAACTATGTGGCAAACTGAAGGCCGAATTAAACTTCTTACACAAGGTGGAGGCAGGGAAGGTGGCCATTAAAGAATCCCATCTGCAGAGTACGAACCTTACCCATCTCCAAGCCATTATTCAGTCAGCAGAGAACCTGGAGGACGTTGTCAGTGTCCTGCATGTCTTTACTTATGAGGACAGGTTTGGAGACAAACAGACACTGGTGGTAGATGTTGTTGCAAATGGAGGTCACACGTGGGTGAAGGCCATTGGTCGGAAGGCTGAGGCTCTGCATAACATCTGGTTGGGGAGAGGCCAGTATGGTGACAAAAGCATCATTGAGCAGGCAGAGGACTTCCTGCAGGCAAGCCATCAGCAGCCAGTGGAGTACAGCAATCCCCACATAATCTTTGCATTCTACAACAGCGTGTCCAGTCCTATGGCAGAGAGACTCAAGGAGATGGGAATATCTGTGCGAGGAGACATTGTTGCTGTGAATTCACTGGCAGAGCCATCTACAGAAAACAAGCACCTTAGTGCCAGTGAATCAGATGAAGAAGGCCCTGAACTCCTGCAGGTGACCAGAGTAGACCGGGAGAATCTAGTGGCCAGCATTGCTTTTCCAACCCAGATCAAAGTAAACACGTGCAGTAGAGTTAACTTGGACATCACTACCTTAATAACCTATGTCTCTGCTCTGAGCTATGGTGGCTGCTACttcatcttcaaagaaaaagtgttaaCGGAGCAAGCAGcccaggagaggaaggagagagtCCTGCCTCAGCTGGAGGAGTTCATGGAGGGGAAAGAGCTCTTCGCCTGTGAATCTGCTGTCAGAGATTTTCAGTCCATCTTAGAAACACTGGGAGGACCTGGGGAGAAAGAGCGAGCTGCATTGCTTATTAAAAGAATTAATGTGGTGCCAGATCAGCCGTCTGACCGTGCCTTAGGACTAGTAGCTAGTTCAAAAATCAACAGCCGTTCTCTAACCATTTTTGGAACAGGAGACACTTTAAAAGCCATCACCATGACTGCAAACAGTGGTTTTGTGAGGGCAGCGGCTAACCAAGGTGTCAGGTTCAGTGTTTTTGTCCATCAGCCACGAGCattgacagaaagcaaagaatctGTTGCCACACCTTTACCAAAGAGCTGCCCACCTGATAATGGACTATAA